A region from the Streptosporangium sp. NBC_01756 genome encodes:
- a CDS encoding AI-2E family transporter encodes MSESISRDRAEPATSVPTTGEHPAEPVLTSAGPMPPADAPVVGPTRRASVDAPSDDLPFGRPGQSMRNHPFVFGFTAALGVLTAWWLVQAVVSASSVLILIIVSLFLAIGLNPAVEALQKRGLARMVAITVVFLGVIAVFAGFGLAVVPPLTTQSTDFMAKLPQYVQELQNNPMIRDLDQRFQLLDKIQQYVTSGDFGSQMFGGVLGFGQVLIGAVFNALTVLVLTLYFLGSLNSLKKMAYRLVPKSRRTRTSLLGDQILDSIGGYVAGNLIISLIAGVTTFFFLFFMKVPYALALALIVALTDLIPMVGAFIGAGVASLVGFFVSPTVGIICLVFFTVYQQIENYWIAPSVMKSSVDVPPLATIVGALLGGALLGVLGALLGIPLVAAVLLIVREVVMPRQERA; translated from the coding sequence GTGTCCGAGTCAATCTCCCGTGACCGTGCCGAACCGGCCACCTCCGTCCCCACCACCGGCGAGCACCCGGCGGAACCGGTGCTCACCTCTGCCGGGCCGATGCCCCCGGCCGACGCTCCCGTGGTCGGCCCGACGCGCCGGGCCTCCGTCGACGCGCCCTCCGACGATCTTCCCTTCGGCCGGCCCGGGCAGTCGATGCGCAACCACCCGTTCGTGTTCGGTTTCACCGCCGCCCTCGGGGTGCTCACCGCCTGGTGGCTGGTTCAGGCTGTCGTGAGCGCGAGTTCGGTGCTGATTCTGATCATCGTCTCGCTCTTCCTCGCCATCGGCCTGAACCCGGCCGTCGAGGCGCTGCAGAAGCGCGGGCTCGCCCGCATGGTCGCGATCACCGTGGTCTTCCTGGGGGTCATCGCCGTCTTCGCCGGCTTCGGCCTGGCCGTGGTCCCACCGCTCACCACGCAGTCCACCGACTTCATGGCCAAGCTCCCCCAGTACGTCCAAGAACTGCAGAACAACCCGATGATCCGCGACCTGGACCAGCGCTTCCAGCTTCTGGACAAGATCCAGCAGTACGTGACCAGCGGCGACTTCGGCAGCCAGATGTTCGGCGGCGTCCTCGGCTTCGGTCAGGTGCTCATCGGGGCGGTCTTCAACGCGCTGACGGTCCTGGTCCTGACGCTCTACTTCCTGGGCTCGCTGAACTCCCTCAAGAAGATGGCCTACCGCCTGGTGCCGAAGTCCCGCAGGACCCGCACCAGCCTGCTCGGCGACCAGATCCTCGACAGCATCGGCGGCTACGTCGCCGGCAACCTGATCATCTCGCTGATCGCCGGCGTGACGACCTTCTTCTTCCTGTTCTTCATGAAGGTCCCCTACGCCCTGGCGCTGGCCCTCATCGTGGCCCTGACCGACCTCATCCCGATGGTCGGCGCCTTCATCGGCGCGGGGGTCGCCTCCCTGGTGGGGTTCTTCGTCTCGCCGACCGTCGGCATCATCTGCCTGGTCTTCTTCACCGTCTACCAGCAGATCGAGAACTACTGGATCGCGCCGAGCGTGATGAAGAGCTCGGTGGACGTCCCACCGCTCGCCACGATCGTCGGTGCCCTGCTCGGCGGTGCCCTGCTCGGCGTGCTGGGCGCCCTGCTCGGCATCCCGCTGGTCGCGGCCGTCCTGCTCATCGTCCGCGAGGTGGTCATGCCCCGGCAGGAACGGGCCTGA
- a CDS encoding ArnT family glycosyltransferase, whose protein sequence is MAQTRTISLPERVGRIDGLSTFAWRPVTVVALVFFSILLAFSPWYGYYKDELYFRMIGEHPDWGYVDQPPLTPLLARAAVLLLGDTVTAVRVPAALGAAALVVLVALIARELGGGRTAQLLAAVAITTASSTVVGGHSLLTTSFDAPLWAAAILFVLRALLRGDRKWWIAAGAVIGIATYNKHLIALLVVGLAVGLAAAGPRRLFRDPRLWAGVLAAVAIAVPNLLYQITNDWPQATMAAALSDDRGAEMRAMFVPMQVLLLGPVGGVFAVAGWVRLWRDRRVRSLAIAYPVAAAVVLLMGGRFDYAAGLLILLLAAGCVSVTAWMADRGTRRRLAVGGLVFNGVYCAAFNLPLIPAAMLAQTPIPAFNEVTADQIGWPEFAAQVTEVVRGLPAGDRAGAVLLAGGIGEAGMLDREADRGVLPPVYSGHNHLHRYGPPPDRATAVIAVRVPLELLNTQFGTCSEAARLDNGLGVQNERQGLPVFVCRGLKEPWSTAWPRFQLYG, encoded by the coding sequence ATGGCGCAAACTCGCACCATCTCCCTACCGGAGAGAGTCGGTCGCATCGACGGGCTCTCCACATTCGCCTGGCGCCCCGTCACGGTGGTCGCCCTCGTCTTCTTCTCGATACTGCTCGCCTTCAGCCCCTGGTACGGCTACTACAAGGACGAGCTGTACTTCCGCATGATCGGTGAGCATCCCGACTGGGGATATGTCGATCAGCCTCCCCTGACACCGCTGCTCGCCAGGGCGGCCGTGCTGCTCCTCGGCGACACCGTCACGGCCGTGCGCGTGCCCGCGGCGCTGGGCGCCGCGGCACTGGTCGTACTCGTCGCCCTGATCGCGAGGGAACTGGGCGGAGGCCGTACGGCCCAGCTCCTCGCCGCGGTGGCGATCACCACCGCCTCCTCCACCGTGGTGGGCGGACACAGCCTGCTCACCACCAGCTTCGACGCCCCGCTGTGGGCGGCGGCGATCCTCTTCGTCCTCCGGGCCCTGCTGCGCGGGGACCGGAAATGGTGGATCGCCGCCGGTGCGGTGATCGGGATCGCGACCTACAACAAGCATCTGATCGCGCTGCTGGTCGTCGGACTGGCCGTCGGACTGGCCGCCGCCGGGCCGAGGCGCCTGTTCCGTGACCCCCGCCTGTGGGCCGGAGTCCTCGCCGCGGTGGCGATCGCCGTACCGAACCTGCTCTACCAGATCACCAACGACTGGCCGCAGGCGACGATGGCCGCGGCGCTGAGCGACGACCGGGGCGCGGAGATGCGCGCCATGTTCGTACCCATGCAGGTCCTGCTGCTCGGACCGGTGGGCGGGGTGTTCGCCGTGGCGGGCTGGGTCCGGCTCTGGCGGGACCGGCGGGTGCGTTCCCTGGCGATCGCCTACCCGGTGGCCGCCGCCGTGGTCCTGCTGATGGGCGGCCGGTTCGACTACGCGGCGGGACTGCTCATCCTGCTGCTCGCCGCGGGCTGCGTGAGCGTGACCGCGTGGATGGCGGACCGTGGGACGCGGCGCCGGCTCGCCGTCGGCGGACTGGTGTTCAACGGCGTCTACTGCGCCGCGTTCAACCTGCCGCTGATCCCCGCGGCGATGCTGGCGCAGACACCGATCCCCGCGTTCAACGAGGTCACCGCCGACCAGATCGGCTGGCCCGAATTCGCCGCCCAGGTCACGGAGGTGGTGCGCGGGCTGCCCGCCGGGGATCGGGCGGGTGCCGTGCTGCTCGCCGGCGGCATCGGCGAGGCCGGCATGCTCGACCGGGAGGCGGACCGCGGCGTCCTGCCCCCCGTCTACAGCGGCCACAACCATCTGCACCGCTACGGCCCGCCTCCGGACCGGGCCACCGCCGTCATCGCCGTCAGGGTGCCGCTCGAACTGCTGAACACCCAGTTCGGCACGTGCTCCGAGGCGGCACGCCTGGACAACGGCCTCGGCGTCCAGAACGAGCGGCAGGGCCTGCCGGTCTTCGTGTGCCGTGGCCTCAAGGAGCCGTGGAGCACGGCGTGGCCGCGCTTCCAGCTCTACGGGTGA